From a region of the Chitinophagales bacterium genome:
- a CDS encoding 4-hydroxy-3-methylbut-2-enyl diphosphate reductase, whose protein sequence is MTITIDQNSGFCFGVVYAIQMAEDTLDTGTELYCLGDIVHNDVEVKRLTSKGLKIINHEDLQKLHDCKVLIRAHGEPPQTYITAMENNIELLDASCPVVLKLQNRVKLAYDKMERKDAQLVIYGIPGHAEVNGLMGQINQQGIIVTIEDDLEKIDYSKPIELFSQTTKSTEKFYHLSQVIKQRAAAVGNEVVRFNDTICRQVSNREPQLQKFALQHDVIIFVGGKKSSNGKVLFNVCKAANPNSYFVSEEADLQQEWFRSAQSVGICGATSTPLWQMEKIAETLRAFDN, encoded by the coding sequence ATGACAATTACCATAGATCAGAACAGTGGATTTTGTTTTGGGGTTGTATATGCCATACAAATGGCAGAAGATACTCTTGATACCGGAACTGAATTGTATTGCCTGGGAGATATTGTACACAATGACGTGGAAGTAAAACGGCTTACGTCTAAAGGACTCAAAATTATCAATCATGAAGATCTGCAGAAGTTGCATGATTGCAAAGTGCTGATCCGTGCGCATGGTGAACCACCACAGACCTATATAACGGCTATGGAAAACAATATCGAATTACTCGATGCATCATGTCCGGTGGTATTGAAGCTTCAAAATCGTGTGAAATTGGCTTATGATAAAATGGAGAGAAAAGATGCTCAGTTAGTTATTTATGGTATTCCCGGTCATGCGGAGGTAAATGGGCTGATGGGCCAAATTAATCAGCAGGGTATTATTGTAACAATTGAAGATGACCTGGAAAAGATTGATTACTCTAAACCTATTGAGCTCTTTTCCCAAACAACTAAGAGTACTGAAAAATTTTATCATTTAAGCCAAGTGATAAAGCAGCGTGCTGCTGCAGTGGGAAATGAAGTGGTGAGGTTCAATGATACAATTTGCAGGCAGGTATCCAATCGTGAACCTCAATTGCAAAAATTTGCGCTCCAGCATGACGTTATTATTTTCGTAGGGGGGAAGAAAAGTTCGAATGGTAAAGTGCTGTTTAATGTTTGCAAGGCGGCGAATCCAAATTCCTATTTCGTATCAGAAGAGGCTGATTTGCAGCAGGAATGGTTTAGATCAGCTCAATCAGTGGGAATTTGCGGCGCAACGTCCACTCCCTTATGGCAGATGGAAAAAATTGCAGAAACGCTAAGAGCATTTGATAATTGA
- the porQ gene encoding type IX secretion system protein PorQ — MYLTYNRHLLLSLFACVFYVLLSKSSHAQLGGSEVFLFMNEAPSARITSMGGTFISVHDEDLSIGFQNPAMLNPSMNNRLSLNYVDYISDIKRGYTGYVRTVAKWKTTFNGGIQFVNYGQFTATDQVGNVSGQFDGAEYAVSIGAGREYIKRFSYGANLTYITSRLESYHSSGIALTVAGAYYDSAQGFTATILFKNVGTQFQPYAGSGKEPLPFDIQAGISKRLIHTPFLFSIVFHDLYRWDLRYNDPNQADQGTILIDSSQQAKEKNYFVDNFFLHTIIGTEINFGKNFRVSIAYNHQRREELAVELRKALSGFSFGAGVRINRFNIGYGRAIYNVAGGVNHLTFGVNLDELFGKKM, encoded by the coding sequence ATGTACCTAACTTATAATAGACATCTTCTACTTTCGCTGTTCGCCTGCGTATTTTATGTGTTATTATCCAAGTCATCCCATGCGCAATTAGGAGGTAGTGAAGTATTCCTTTTTATGAACGAGGCGCCTTCTGCACGCATTACTTCCATGGGTGGCACATTTATTTCAGTGCATGATGAGGATTTATCCATTGGTTTTCAGAATCCGGCCATGTTGAATCCGTCAATGAATAACAGACTCTCGCTCAATTATGTGGATTACATCAGTGATATTAAACGTGGTTATACGGGTTATGTCCGGACTGTTGCCAAATGGAAAACGACCTTTAACGGAGGCATTCAGTTTGTAAATTATGGCCAATTCACGGCAACTGACCAGGTTGGCAACGTCAGCGGTCAATTTGATGGAGCGGAGTATGCTGTTTCCATTGGTGCCGGGCGGGAATATATCAAACGTTTTTCCTATGGGGCAAATCTGACCTATATCACATCCAGACTGGAATCTTATCATTCAAGTGGAATAGCACTTACTGTGGCCGGTGCTTATTACGATTCCGCACAAGGATTTACGGCCACTATTCTTTTTAAAAATGTTGGCACACAGTTCCAGCCGTATGCCGGATCCGGCAAAGAACCGTTGCCATTTGACATTCAGGCGGGTATTTCAAAACGGCTTATACATACACCATTTCTTTTTTCAATAGTGTTTCATGATCTCTATCGTTGGGATCTTCGTTATAATGATCCCAATCAGGCTGATCAGGGCACCATACTGATCGATTCTTCCCAACAGGCGAAAGAGAAAAATTATTTCGTTGACAATTTTTTTCTGCATACCATTATCGGTACAGAAATCAATTTTGGGAAAAACTTCCGCGTCAGTATCGCATATAATCATCAGCGGCGGGAAGAACTGGCCGTTGAACTCCGTAAGGCGTTGTCCGGTTTCAGTTTCGGTGCAGGTGTACGTATAAATCGCTTTAATATCGGCTATGGGAGAGCTATCTACAATGTTGCCGGTGGCGTCAATCACCTCACATTTGGAGTTAATCTCGACGAGCTCTTTGGAAAAAAAATGTAG
- a CDS encoding bifunctional folylpolyglutamate synthase/dihydrofolate synthase, translated as MNYEETIAFLYSQLPMYSRIGKAAYKSDLINTRRLCALLNNPEQSFRSIHIAGTNGKGSTSHMLAAILQQNGYKTGLYTSPHLKDFRERIRINGQLIPETEVVKFVMAYKEKVLEIGCSFFEWSVGLAFDYFRKENVDIAVIETGLGGRLDSTNVITPLLSLITNISFDHTDLLGDSLEKIAKEKAGIIKNGVPVVIGEHSPETDPVFIETAKEKAAAINFAGDNWTLLQSSYKDDALCMKIEHHSADQWDIEIDLLGKYQEKNILGVLEAQWILSANGFNLTKQNCIAALKSVKQLTGLAGRWDILSASPLIIADVAHNEAGIFHAMDQLKHYHYQQLHIAIGFVSDKDLSKLLSHFPKDATYYFCKPDIPRGLDASMLQAIAHEYGLHGKVYPSVTSAFEAAKEYASANDLIYVGGSTFVVAEINRVIPQS; from the coding sequence ATGAATTATGAAGAGACCATAGCATTTCTCTATTCGCAATTGCCGATGTATTCACGTATCGGAAAAGCAGCTTATAAAAGCGACCTAATAAATACAAGGCGTTTATGTGCATTGCTGAATAACCCAGAGCAATCATTCAGGAGCATCCACATTGCAGGGACAAATGGCAAAGGATCAACCAGCCACATGCTGGCAGCCATCCTGCAGCAGAATGGCTATAAAACGGGGCTATACACTTCGCCTCATTTAAAAGATTTTCGTGAAAGGATCAGGATTAACGGCCAATTGATCCCTGAAACGGAGGTTGTTAAATTTGTAATGGCTTACAAAGAGAAAGTACTGGAAATCGGCTGCTCCTTTTTCGAGTGGTCTGTTGGTCTTGCCTTTGACTATTTCAGGAAGGAAAATGTTGACATAGCAGTGATAGAAACTGGACTGGGAGGAAGGCTCGACTCGACAAACGTGATAACTCCTCTCCTTTCCTTAATCACCAATATTAGCTTTGACCATACCGATCTTTTAGGTGATTCTCTTGAAAAGATTGCAAAGGAGAAAGCAGGTATCATCAAAAACGGGGTTCCGGTTGTAATTGGCGAACATAGCCCTGAAACAGATCCGGTTTTTATCGAGACGGCCAAAGAAAAAGCAGCAGCTATAAACTTCGCCGGCGATAACTGGACACTATTGCAATCCAGCTATAAAGATGATGCACTTTGCATGAAAATAGAACACCACAGCGCAGATCAATGGGACATTGAAATTGACCTGTTAGGAAAATATCAGGAGAAAAATATCCTGGGTGTGCTGGAAGCGCAATGGATCTTGTCGGCAAATGGGTTTAATCTCACTAAACAAAATTGCATCGCTGCATTAAAATCCGTGAAACAGTTAACCGGCCTGGCCGGGCGATGGGATATACTGTCTGCATCGCCCCTGATTATTGCAGACGTTGCACACAATGAAGCCGGCATTTTTCATGCAATGGATCAATTGAAACACTATCATTATCAGCAGTTACATATCGCGATTGGATTTGTAAGCGACAAAGATTTAAGCAAACTCTTATCGCATTTTCCAAAAGATGCAACCTATTATTTCTGTAAGCCTGATATACCAAGAGGATTGGATGCATCAATGCTGCAGGCTATCGCGCATGAATACGGGTTGCATGGAAAGGTGTACCCATCAGTAACATCTGCTTTTGAAGCTGCCAAAGAATACGCATCTGCCAATGACCTGATCTATGTTGGGGGAAGCACCTTTGTAGTGGCAGAAATCAACAGGGTAATTCCACAATCGTAA
- the rpsA gene encoding 30S ribosomal protein S1 — MEENKTEIPQNETTQETLNGAASPHLEAPEKVETPHDDFDWNVSKRNVKTYTKDERKKLEEIYSSTFVTITDNEILKGTVVSLTPTDVVLNIGFKSDGLVPLSEFRDMPELKVGDEVEVLVVEKENVKGQLSLSRKSAKMERAWERIVNGYKTGEIVTGTITSKTKGGLIVDLFGLETFLPGSQIDVKPITDYDSYVGKMMEFKVVKINETIKNAVVSHKALIEGDLESQRQEIISKLEKGQILEGTIKNITDFGAFIDLGGLDGLLYITDISWGRISHPTEVLKLNQKLQVVVLDYDEEKKRISLGLKQLTPQPWDVLDQSIAVGSKVKGRIVNIEDYGAFLEIQPGVEGLIHVSEISWSNTPINSKEHFKVGDEYEAMVVTMDRAERKMSLSLKQLTKDPWSDIEQKYPVGTRTKGIVKNVSGYGVFVELEDGITGFVHISDLSWVKRIHHPNDVTRIGNELEVVVLDINKDERKLSLGHKQVEEDPWDTFESVFPVGSEHQATVIKKDDKGAILLMPYGLEAFAPAKHLKKENGKLVEVDETLQVKVLEFDRGNKKIIVSHARVWEEKVEKDHEEVREKKATERKDQRTELKNINRKVEKSTLGDLGVLSELKSKIEKGNAKATQTESEEPVTENPDSISDAPATDLNADISTDGNPQSE; from the coding sequence TTGGAAGAAAACAAAACTGAAATTCCACAAAACGAAACAACACAGGAAACACTGAACGGAGCAGCCTCTCCGCATCTTGAAGCCCCGGAAAAAGTCGAAACCCCTCATGATGATTTCGACTGGAATGTATCAAAGCGCAACGTCAAAACATATACAAAGGACGAGCGCAAAAAATTAGAGGAAATTTATAGCAGCACATTTGTAACCATCACGGATAATGAGATCCTTAAAGGTACAGTTGTGTCTTTAACACCAACAGATGTCGTGTTAAATATCGGGTTCAAATCAGACGGATTGGTCCCGCTTTCAGAATTCCGCGATATGCCCGAATTGAAAGTCGGGGATGAAGTGGAAGTATTAGTGGTAGAAAAGGAAAATGTAAAAGGACAGCTTTCTTTGTCAAGGAAGAGTGCCAAGATGGAGCGAGCCTGGGAACGTATTGTCAATGGTTACAAAACCGGTGAGATCGTTACCGGTACCATTACGAGCAAGACGAAAGGCGGGTTAATCGTAGATTTGTTTGGATTAGAAACATTTCTTCCTGGATCACAGATTGATGTGAAGCCTATTACCGACTACGATTCGTATGTAGGGAAGATGATGGAATTTAAGGTGGTAAAAATCAATGAGACCATCAAAAATGCTGTCGTTTCGCATAAAGCACTAATAGAAGGTGACCTTGAAAGTCAGCGTCAGGAAATTATTTCTAAGCTCGAAAAAGGCCAGATTCTTGAAGGTACTATTAAGAATATCACTGACTTTGGTGCATTTATCGATCTCGGAGGTTTAGATGGTCTGCTTTATATCACGGATATTTCATGGGGCCGGATCAGCCATCCAACAGAAGTGTTGAAGCTAAATCAGAAATTGCAGGTCGTTGTGCTGGACTACGATGAAGAAAAGAAGCGTATTTCACTTGGTCTGAAGCAGTTAACTCCACAACCGTGGGATGTACTTGATCAGTCAATTGCTGTCGGTTCAAAGGTTAAAGGCAGAATTGTCAATATTGAGGATTATGGTGCATTTCTGGAAATTCAGCCCGGTGTTGAAGGATTGATACACGTTTCTGAGATTTCCTGGAGCAATACACCGATCAATTCAAAGGAACACTTTAAGGTGGGCGATGAATATGAAGCAATGGTTGTTACAATGGATCGTGCAGAGAGAAAGATGTCTTTGAGTTTGAAGCAATTAACAAAAGATCCATGGAGTGATATTGAACAAAAATATCCGGTGGGAACGCGCACGAAGGGTATCGTAAAAAATGTGAGCGGATATGGTGTATTCGTTGAGTTGGAAGATGGCATAACCGGCTTTGTGCACATTTCAGATCTTTCCTGGGTTAAGCGGATACATCACCCTAATGACGTTACCAGGATTGGAAACGAACTGGAAGTGGTTGTGCTTGATATAAATAAGGATGAAAGAAAACTTTCTCTTGGCCATAAGCAAGTAGAAGAAGATCCATGGGATACATTTGAAAGTGTTTTCCCGGTAGGTTCTGAACATCAGGCAACTGTTATTAAAAAGGATGATAAGGGAGCAATTTTACTGATGCCATACGGATTAGAAGCTTTTGCACCTGCTAAACATCTGAAAAAGGAGAATGGCAAGTTGGTTGAAGTAGATGAAACATTACAAGTTAAGGTGCTTGAATTTGACCGTGGGAACAAGAAGATTATTGTATCGCATGCACGTGTGTGGGAAGAAAAGGTGGAGAAGGATCATGAAGAGGTACGCGAAAAGAAAGCAACAGAAAGGAAAGATCAACGGACAGAACTCAAGAATATCAACCGCAAAGTGGAAAAATCTACTCTTGGTGATTTAGGTGTTCTTTCAGAATTGAAATCAAAGATCGAAAAGGGTAATGCGAAAGCTACACAGACTGAATCGGAAGAACCCGTTACAGAAAATCCGGATAGCATATCGGATGCACCTGCAACAGACTTGAATGCTGATATTTCAACCGATGGAAATCCTCAAAGCGAATAA
- a CDS encoding EVE domain-containing protein, whose product MNYWLVKSDPESYGWESFLKDKKTEWTGVRNYAARIHLKAMNKGDLVLFYHSQQSPAIIGIAMVSKESYQDPTTNDPAWVAVELSVVKRLNKPVTLTDIKSEKRLSELPLIKISRLSVMPVSANEFTFLLSMGDTKL is encoded by the coding sequence ATGAACTATTGGCTTGTAAAATCTGACCCGGAATCGTATGGATGGGAATCATTTCTAAAAGACAAGAAGACAGAATGGACGGGAGTGAGAAACTATGCCGCCCGCATACACCTCAAAGCAATGAATAAGGGTGACCTTGTTTTGTTTTATCATAGCCAGCAATCTCCAGCCATTATTGGTATTGCGATGGTCTCCAAAGAATCTTATCAGGATCCAACGACAAATGATCCGGCATGGGTTGCTGTTGAACTTTCCGTAGTGAAGCGCTTAAATAAGCCTGTAACCCTTACTGATATAAAATCTGAAAAGAGACTATCTGAGCTGCCATTGATAAAAATTTCAAGGCTTTCAGTAATGCCAGTATCGGCTAATGAATTTACGTTTCTATTATCAATGGGTGATACAAAGCTTTAA
- the cmk gene encoding (d)CMP kinase, with protein MHPIIIAIDGPSSSGKSTLAKHLAAALQYNYVDSGAFYRAVTVFFHQNSIDFKQVPEIIASFNRINIDFQYDFANQESHVFLNGKNVETEIRSILIADLVSEVSSIPEVRTFIVTKLREYGKNKGIVMDGRDIGTVVFPEAALKVYMTADEKVRSERRYKELKNKGLEVTKSQVSQNLSGRDLTDSTRVTAPLKKAADAVEVDNTLLSEQEQFEFVLQLAKAKIASLA; from the coding sequence ATGCATCCGATAATCATAGCCATTGATGGGCCATCGTCCAGTGGTAAAAGCACCCTGGCTAAGCATCTGGCAGCAGCACTACAATACAATTATGTGGATTCCGGCGCATTCTATCGTGCTGTTACCGTTTTCTTTCATCAAAATTCTATTGATTTCAAACAAGTTCCAGAAATAATTGCATCGTTCAATCGTATTAACATCGATTTTCAATATGACTTTGCAAATCAGGAATCTCATGTTTTTTTAAATGGAAAGAATGTGGAAACCGAAATCAGGAGCATTCTTATCGCCGACCTCGTAAGTGAGGTTAGTTCTATTCCTGAAGTGAGGACATTTATTGTCACTAAACTTCGGGAATACGGCAAAAATAAGGGCATTGTTATGGATGGCCGCGATATAGGAACCGTAGTTTTCCCTGAAGCCGCGCTGAAAGTTTATATGACGGCTGATGAAAAGGTCAGGAGTGAAAGAAGGTATAAAGAACTGAAAAATAAAGGGTTGGAGGTTACAAAATCACAGGTTTCGCAGAACCTTTCCGGCCGTGATCTGACCGATAGCACAAGAGTTACTGCTCCGCTGAAAAAAGCTGCTGATGCCGTGGAAGTTGATAATACTTTGTTATCTGAACAGGAACAATTTGAATTTGTTCTTCAATTGGCCAAGGCGAAAATTGCATCTCTTGCCTGA
- a CDS encoding aspartyl protease family protein: protein MISMLNASVLAQPYFHFTRNQQRASVAYKFYRNLIVVPVKLNGKGPYNFVLDTGVGVLTITDPAIQDVLRLQTGKEITISGLGEKEGVKAVTVSGVSLTMPGIESLPLTGVVFKEDPFFLSTYLGVKITGIIGYEFFASFAVKINYGEKILTVFENSHFKQGRKYQSIPIELRSNKPFIKATCSMSDSTAIPLDLLIDTGAGFPLSLQSNSDNRLTVPQRHLYTQLGLGLNGIIHGSLARTNQLSIGNFSFTNVVTSFPDFDNWESKAESGKRNGSIGNFILKRFSVVFDYEGRHLYLKPNTKFKEPFEYDRVGIEVVGGGDDYNRFIVFQVKPGSPAHEAGIQPDDELVEINFMPVKNMELGNVDHLFSDPNAKSIMLKIIRGQEFRYILLRMHDLF from the coding sequence TTGATCTCAATGCTCAATGCTTCGGTATTGGCACAACCGTATTTTCATTTCACCCGAAATCAACAGCGCGCTTCTGTTGCGTATAAGTTTTATCGTAATCTGATTGTTGTTCCCGTTAAGTTGAATGGAAAGGGTCCTTATAATTTTGTACTCGATACAGGAGTTGGAGTACTGACGATTACTGATCCTGCAATACAGGATGTGCTGCGATTGCAGACCGGCAAGGAAATAACGATCAGCGGATTAGGTGAAAAAGAAGGAGTGAAGGCAGTTACGGTAAGTGGTGTGAGCCTTACCATGCCCGGCATTGAAAGTCTTCCCTTGACTGGAGTGGTTTTTAAAGAAGATCCATTTTTCCTTTCAACTTATCTCGGTGTGAAGATTACCGGGATAATCGGATATGAATTTTTTGCCAGTTTCGCGGTAAAAATTAATTATGGAGAAAAGATTCTGACAGTTTTTGAGAACAGTCATTTCAAACAGGGCAGAAAATATCAATCCATTCCTATTGAGTTACGCTCCAACAAACCATTTATCAAAGCAACTTGCAGTATGTCAGACAGTACAGCTATTCCGCTTGATTTGCTGATTGACACCGGTGCAGGGTTTCCGCTTTCTTTGCAGAGTAATTCAGATAACCGGCTCACTGTGCCGCAACGTCATCTTTATACGCAGTTGGGACTCGGATTAAATGGAATTATTCATGGAAGCCTGGCACGGACAAATCAATTGTCGATTGGTAACTTTTCTTTCACCAATGTAGTTACCTCATTTCCGGATTTTGACAATTGGGAAAGCAAGGCGGAGTCAGGAAAACGAAATGGCAGCATCGGTAACTTTATATTAAAAAGATTCTCGGTAGTCTTTGACTATGAAGGCAGACATCTGTATCTCAAACCCAACACAAAATTCAAAGAGCCTTTTGAATATGACCGCGTTGGGATAGAAGTGGTAGGCGGTGGAGATGACTACAACCGCTTCATCGTATTTCAGGTAAAACCCGGTTCACCGGCCCACGAGGCAGGTATTCAGCCCGATGATGAATTGGTAGAAATTAATTTTATGCCGGTAAAAAATATGGAACTGGGTAATGTCGACCACCTGTTCAGCGATCCCAATGCAAAAAGCATAATGCTGAAAATTATCCGGGGGCAGGAATTCAGGTACATCTTGCTCAGAATGCATGACCTGTTTTAG